The Fimbriimonas ginsengisoli Gsoil 348 genome window below encodes:
- the trpB gene encoding tryptophan synthase subunit beta, producing MLTRPDSRGRFGAYGGRFVPETLIPALEELEREFDTAWADESFKAEFRRYLSEYVGRPTPITEATRISEETGLHVVVKREDLNHTGAHKINNALGQCLLALRMGKKRIIAETGAGQHGVATATVCALFGLQCEVYMGEEDTVRQQLNVFRMKLLGAKVHPVSSGTRTLKDALNEAMRDWVTNVGDTHYIIGTAAGPHPYPYMVREFQRVIGDEARAQYLHRYGRLPDCGIACVGGGSNAIGFYAAFLEDPNVRLIGVEAGGHGILSGEHAAPLSAGTPGVLHGSYSYMMQDEHGQVLGTHSVSAGLDYPGVGAEHSYLKDAGRVVYMAVDDEPALQALQKVARLEGLIPAFESAHAFAPLWDKSLFKPGERVLVNMSGRGDKDMESAARILKL from the coding sequence ATGCTTACCCGACCCGATTCTCGGGGGCGCTTTGGCGCCTATGGGGGACGGTTTGTCCCAGAAACGCTGATCCCCGCCTTGGAGGAGTTGGAGCGTGAGTTCGATACCGCCTGGGCGGACGAATCGTTTAAGGCCGAGTTCCGGCGGTACCTTTCCGAATATGTGGGGCGACCGACCCCGATCACCGAAGCGACTCGGATCTCCGAGGAGACGGGACTTCACGTGGTGGTTAAACGAGAAGACCTGAACCACACAGGCGCTCACAAGATCAATAACGCCTTGGGGCAATGCCTCTTAGCGCTTCGCATGGGGAAGAAGCGGATTATCGCGGAGACCGGCGCGGGGCAGCACGGCGTCGCTACCGCCACCGTCTGCGCCCTCTTCGGCCTGCAGTGTGAGGTGTACATGGGCGAGGAGGACACCGTCCGCCAGCAGCTCAACGTCTTCCGAATGAAGCTCCTCGGCGCCAAAGTCCACCCGGTCTCCAGCGGTACCCGGACGCTCAAAGACGCCTTGAACGAGGCGATGCGCGACTGGGTCACCAACGTGGGAGACACCCACTACATCATCGGCACCGCGGCCGGACCCCATCCGTATCCGTACATGGTCCGAGAATTTCAGCGCGTGATCGGCGACGAGGCGCGCGCGCAGTACCTTCACCGGTATGGCCGGCTCCCCGACTGCGGCATCGCCTGCGTCGGCGGCGGCTCCAACGCGATTGGATTCTATGCCGCGTTCCTGGAAGATCCGAACGTGCGGCTGATCGGCGTCGAAGCGGGCGGCCACGGCATCCTCAGCGGCGAACACGCGGCCCCGCTAAGCGCCGGCACCCCCGGGGTTTTGCACGGCAGCTACAGCTACATGATGCAAGACGAACATGGGCAGGTTCTCGGCACCCACTCGGTCAGCGCCGGCCTCGACTACCCCGGCGTCGGCGCGGAGCATAGCTATCTGAAAGACGCCGGACGGGTCGTTTACATGGCGGTCGATGACGAGCCCGCGCTCCAGGCGCTGCAAAAGGTCGCCCGACTCGAAGGGCTCATTCCGGCGTTCGAAAGCGCCCACGCCTTTGCGCCGCTTTGGGATAAATCTCTCTTCAAACCCGGCGAGCGAGTCCTTGTCAACATGTCCGGCCGCGGCGACAAAGACATGGAATCCGCAGCGCGGATTCTCAAGCTTTAG
- a CDS encoding response regulator, translated as MDSKLILLIEDNVDDERLTLRALRRNNIMNEVVVACDGQEAIDYLFGTGSFSGRDLSVMPAVVILDLKLPRLSGLEVLKRIRSVPATMRLPVVVLTSSEDVNQIEESYALGANSFIQKPTDPTEFSEMVLQVAMYWLLLNRTTPERMLA; from the coding sequence ATGGACAGCAAACTGATCCTGTTGATTGAGGATAACGTTGACGACGAGCGACTGACGCTCCGGGCGTTGCGCCGCAACAACATCATGAATGAGGTGGTGGTCGCCTGCGACGGACAGGAGGCGATCGACTATCTGTTCGGCACCGGCTCCTTTTCCGGTCGCGACCTGTCGGTGATGCCGGCGGTCGTAATTCTCGACCTCAAGCTTCCGCGTTTAAGCGGCCTTGAGGTCCTGAAGCGCATTCGCTCCGTTCCCGCGACCATGCGTCTGCCGGTGGTCGTGCTGACGTCGTCTGAGGATGTCAACCAGATCGAGGAGAGCTACGCCTTGGGAGCCAACTCTTTCATCCAGAAGCCGACCGACCCTACCGAGTTCTCGGAGATGGTCCTCCAGGTCGCCATGTACTGGCTGCTCCTGAACCGAACGACCCCGGAACGCATGCTCGCTTAG
- a CDS encoding HTTM domain-containing protein, with product MALKKPIVVDDESPGILQSLDRYWFDHGSPTTLGLFRILIGSLSFLNCFLLWLHWESWFSEKGYVPAWLGQLWLDPNYPLFSEPSLHKITIPRIDLLNGVTDARIAIPFFFLITLFSLTTALGLWTRFSTIALAIGVVSLQHRNAAILHGGDTVLRVSVLYLALAPCGLACSVDRLIGLWKGTIAPVPIKVSLWAQRLVCYNTALVYFTTVWLKYFGTFWRQGIATYFPSRLAEFYRFPVPRFVNEVPFVYLTTYGTLIIEFALATLVFFRPLRKYVLLAGVLMHGYIEYSMNIPLFSFLMVSCYLCFYDGEEVSAWAERLGHRMRRWRTVVRFPHGSQLRPSSAAYLDAVDPLKLVTYASSADTSWHGERADGSEMPYAVASWSRSLGAYLIAWIPGVWHRILHKSLEAAPVQEASSVVEEEVRPPRKGKKARR from the coding sequence GTGGCCCTGAAGAAGCCGATTGTCGTAGACGACGAGTCGCCGGGGATTCTCCAAAGCCTCGACCGATATTGGTTCGACCACGGGTCACCGACAACGTTGGGGCTCTTCCGCATTCTGATCGGGTCGCTTAGCTTTCTCAACTGCTTTCTTCTATGGCTCCACTGGGAGTCGTGGTTCAGCGAAAAGGGATATGTGCCGGCTTGGCTGGGTCAACTCTGGCTGGACCCTAACTACCCGCTTTTCTCGGAACCTTCCCTGCACAAGATTACGATTCCCCGCATCGACCTGCTGAATGGCGTCACCGATGCCCGGATCGCGATTCCGTTTTTCTTCCTAATCACGCTGTTTTCGCTGACCACCGCCCTAGGACTGTGGACGCGCTTCAGCACGATCGCGCTCGCTATCGGCGTGGTCTCTTTGCAGCACCGTAACGCGGCGATTCTGCACGGTGGCGACACGGTTCTCCGGGTGTCCGTGCTCTATCTAGCTTTGGCGCCCTGCGGGCTCGCGTGTTCGGTAGATCGTCTCATCGGCCTGTGGAAAGGCACCATCGCGCCGGTACCGATTAAGGTTTCTCTGTGGGCCCAGCGATTGGTGTGCTACAACACGGCGCTCGTTTACTTCACCACCGTTTGGTTGAAGTATTTCGGCACCTTTTGGCGGCAGGGAATCGCGACCTACTTTCCTTCACGCTTGGCGGAGTTCTACCGATTCCCGGTTCCCCGCTTCGTGAACGAAGTTCCGTTCGTCTACCTCACTACCTACGGAACGCTTATCATCGAATTTGCGTTGGCGACGCTCGTCTTCTTCCGGCCGCTTCGCAAATACGTGCTTTTGGCGGGTGTGCTGATGCATGGGTACATCGAGTACAGCATGAACATTCCGCTGTTCTCGTTCCTGATGGTCTCGTGCTATCTGTGCTTCTACGACGGTGAGGAGGTTTCAGCCTGGGCCGAGCGGCTGGGACATCGCATGCGCCGCTGGCGCACCGTCGTCCGCTTCCCCCACGGCAGCCAGCTCCGACCCTCTTCCGCCGCCTACCTCGACGCGGTAGACCCGTTGAAGCTCGTCACTTACGCTTCTTCCGCCGACACCTCGTGGCATGGTGAGCGCGCCGACGGCTCGGAAATGCCCTACGCCGTGGCCTCTTGGTCGCGCAGCCTCGGCGCTTACCTCATCGCCTGGATTCCGGGCGTCTGGCACCGGATTTTGCACAAATCGTTGGAAGCCGCTCCGGTTCAAGAAGCTTCCTCGGTGGTCGAGGAAGAGGTTCGCCCCCCACGGAAAGGGAAAAAGGCACGGCGATAG